The following coding sequences are from one Treponema parvum window:
- a CDS encoding GGDEF domain-containing protein — protein sequence MILKISLIHLVLQCNIPGIIMAFSLIVFMLTARTMQSRTLIKFLLLTLSAIFLVFSDILEYTLNLGKNPTVWEYIATATGYSVRVAIPFLLATIIYEKKSKLLKLMSVPLFINSFLAYASVRTHWMFYYTDQNIFHGGPLRLTPFIVSLFYIVVLLYLSVRHLVYNISESVINFSILTCNIFSVLLEALYEYKFILPATMIVSITIYFLQYNINMYKQDALTGLLNRRCFYLALNRIQNERIIIVSMDLNDLKKINDTYGHAAGDVAIKFTVECMRKAFRKCGILYRTGGDEFILLCKNKDKYTVERAIKTLGDLMEKSGYKVACGLQEYLPGTNIEEAISLADAEMYKNKALLKAQSKIDA from the coding sequence ATGATACTGAAAATTTCTTTAATACATTTGGTACTTCAATGCAATATTCCGGGTATCATTATGGCCTTTTCGCTCATCGTATTTATGCTGACAGCTAGGACAATGCAATCCCGAACGCTCATTAAATTTTTGCTTTTAACCTTGAGTGCCATCTTTCTTGTTTTTTCTGACATACTGGAATACACACTGAATTTAGGGAAAAATCCTACGGTTTGGGAATATATCGCTACGGCCACGGGATATTCCGTGCGCGTCGCAATTCCGTTCCTTCTCGCCACTATAATTTACGAAAAAAAGTCGAAACTTTTAAAGTTGATGTCCGTTCCGCTGTTTATAAATTCTTTTTTGGCATATGCAAGCGTACGCACGCACTGGATGTTTTATTACACCGATCAGAATATTTTTCACGGGGGGCCTTTAAGGCTTACCCCTTTCATAGTAAGTCTTTTCTACATCGTAGTGCTGCTGTATCTATCGGTCAGACATCTTGTCTACAACATAAGCGAATCGGTGATCAATTTTTCAATACTAACTTGCAACATTTTCTCAGTGCTTTTGGAAGCACTTTATGAATATAAATTCATACTTCCCGCAACGATGATCGTTTCCATTACGATATATTTTTTGCAGTATAACATAAACATGTACAAACAGGACGCTCTTACGGGTCTTCTAAACAGACGATGTTTTTATCTGGCATTAAACCGCATACAAAACGAAAGAATCATAATAGTTTCCATGGACTTAAACGATCTTAAAAAAATAAACGACACGTACGGCCATGCGGCTGGAGACGTAGCCATAAAATTTACCGTCGAATGCATGAGAAAGGCGTTTAGAAAATGCGGAATTTTATACAGGACGGGCGGCGACGAATTTATTCTGTTGTGTAAAAACAAGGATAAATATACGGTCGAAAGAGCGATAAAGACGCTCGGTGATCTTATGGAAAAATCCGGCTACAAAGTCGCGTGCGGTCTTCAAGAATATCTTCCCGGCACGAATATCGAAGAAGCGATTTCTTTGGCCGACGCCGAAATGTATAAAAACAAGGCGTTACTGAAAGCTCAGAGCAAAATTGACGCATAA
- the metG gene encoding methionine--tRNA ligase, whose product MNKRLITSALPYVNNVPHLGNLIQVLSADVFARFCRSRGYKTLYVCGTDEYGTATETRALEEKKSPQQLCDYYHAIHKDIYGWFGIAFDHFGRTSTPQQTEITQSIFKDLDRNGYITEHVSKQLYCPKCDRFLADRYVRGTCPKCGYEDARGDQCEHCGSLLDPSDLKAPKCSTCASAPEIRETKHLYIDLPKIQPKYQKWMEEAAVKGSWASNAVQMTRAWLRDGLKERAITRDLKWGIPVPKKGFENKVFYVWFDAPIGYISITKSLADCLKSEGKKSFDWKSWWLPEESEDAEEKSSVDLFQFIGKDNIPFHTVIFPSSLIGSGRSWTKLYHMSSTEYLNYESGKFSKSKGVGVFGSDAKESEIPADAWRFYIFYNRPEKADTQFTWKDFQEKYNGELIGNLGNLVNRTLLFVNKYYEGKIPDAPVDEDLWTSVREKENKITELLEWAELKDAFHEIFAISDIANKAFQAGEPWKTRNSDPEKAAKLIHNLCYVIKDLIIMLHPYLPQYAQKVASFLGKRIYDRTVSGDVNFSGSGVRPESASQSGGTALRCGGRAHCGGDLKEGCDNGALSNDDLLSWTDLGKTSGLNNVFATEVYFSPLDNKAVDSYRERYSGVRKDVQNPNATQQSKTQAKAPVQKDDEVLPAKDQPLHFNKNISLKVAKVVSVEPNPDSDKLYIEHLDDGSGNDRVIQSGLVPYLKPDQILGQHIILVDNLKPRKMRGVESRGMLLAADYKTSDGKEAVELVTASWAKPGTSVILEGADPDFVKPEQIDAEEFFKIEINVEDHVVGINGVKLLADGKPLLTQMTCNGGVH is encoded by the coding sequence ATGAATAAACGATTAATCACTTCCGCCTTGCCGTACGTGAACAATGTTCCTCATCTGGGCAACTTGATCCAAGTGCTTTCAGCAGATGTTTTTGCGCGGTTTTGCCGCAGCAGAGGATATAAAACTCTTTACGTATGCGGCACAGACGAATACGGTACGGCGACTGAGACTCGTGCTCTTGAAGAAAAAAAATCGCCTCAACAACTGTGCGACTATTATCACGCCATACACAAGGATATCTACGGCTGGTTCGGAATTGCCTTCGATCACTTCGGGCGCACTTCGACCCCTCAGCAAACGGAAATAACTCAATCGATTTTCAAAGATCTTGATAGAAACGGTTACATAACCGAACATGTTTCAAAACAGCTTTATTGCCCCAAATGCGATCGTTTTTTAGCCGACAGGTACGTCAGAGGAACCTGCCCTAAATGCGGATATGAAGACGCCAGAGGGGATCAATGCGAGCATTGCGGAAGTTTGCTCGATCCATCGGATTTGAAAGCTCCCAAATGTTCTACGTGCGCTTCCGCTCCGGAAATCCGCGAAACCAAGCACCTGTACATAGATCTCCCGAAAATTCAGCCTAAATACCAAAAATGGATGGAAGAAGCCGCAGTTAAAGGCTCTTGGGCTTCCAACGCCGTACAGATGACGAGGGCGTGGCTTCGCGACGGACTAAAAGAAAGAGCTATTACCCGTGATCTTAAGTGGGGCATCCCCGTTCCTAAAAAAGGATTTGAAAACAAGGTCTTTTATGTTTGGTTCGACGCTCCGATAGGCTATATATCTATAACAAAATCTCTTGCCGACTGTCTTAAAAGCGAAGGTAAAAAAAGTTTTGACTGGAAATCGTGGTGGCTTCCCGAAGAATCTGAAGATGCCGAAGAAAAGTCGAGCGTAGACTTGTTTCAGTTCATAGGAAAAGACAATATTCCGTTTCATACGGTTATCTTTCCGTCAAGCCTCATAGGCAGCGGCCGCTCGTGGACAAAACTTTATCACATGAGTTCTACCGAATACTTAAACTATGAGAGCGGAAAATTCAGTAAATCGAAGGGCGTAGGTGTTTTCGGAAGCGATGCCAAAGAGTCGGAAATTCCGGCGGACGCGTGGCGTTTTTATATCTTTTACAATAGACCCGAAAAAGCCGACACTCAGTTTACGTGGAAAGATTTTCAGGAAAAATACAACGGCGAACTGATAGGTAATTTGGGAAACCTTGTAAACCGTACTTTGCTGTTTGTAAACAAGTATTACGAAGGAAAAATTCCCGACGCACCTGTCGACGAAGATCTGTGGACTTCGGTAAGAGAAAAAGAAAATAAAATAACCGAGCTTTTGGAATGGGCGGAATTAAAAGACGCTTTCCATGAAATATTTGCCATAAGCGATATTGCGAACAAGGCTTTTCAGGCCGGAGAACCGTGGAAAACCCGCAACAGCGATCCCGAAAAAGCCGCCAAGCTTATTCATAATCTTTGTTATGTGATTAAAGATCTGATCATAATGCTGCACCCGTATTTGCCTCAGTACGCCCAAAAAGTTGCTTCATTTTTGGGTAAGCGGATATACGACCGGACGGTGTCAGGCGATGTGAACTTTAGCGGATCCGGCGTGCGCCCTGAGTCGGCTTCTCAGTCGGGCGGAACGGCCTTGCGCTGCGGCGGCCGGGCACACTGCGGCGGAGACTTAAAGGAAGGCTGCGACAATGGCGCCTTATCGAACGACGATCTGTTGTCGTGGACGGATCTGGGAAAGACTTCGGGCTTAAATAATGTTTTTGCGACGGAAGTTTATTTTTCTCCTCTTGACAATAAGGCTGTAGATTCTTACCGCGAACGCTATTCCGGCGTAAGAAAAGACGTTCAGAACCCTAACGCCACTCAGCAGTCAAAAACTCAAGCGAAGGCGCCGGTTCAAAAGGACGATGAAGTTTTGCCTGCGAAAGATCAGCCCTTGCATTTTAACAAAAATATTTCGTTAAAAGTTGCAAAAGTTGTTTCTGTAGAGCCCAATCCCGATTCCGACAAATTGTACATAGAACATTTGGATGACGGAAGCGGAAACGACCGCGTAATTCAAAGCGGACTGGTTCCTTATCTTAAACCCGATCAGATTCTCGGTCAGCATATAATCCTTGTGGATAATCTTAAACCGCGTAAAATGCGCGGGGTTGAAAGCCGAGGAATGCTCCTTGCGGCGGATTACAAAACTTCCGACGGTAAAGAAGCTGTAGAACTCGTAACCGCTTCGTGGGCTAAACCCGGAACGTCCGTAATACTTGAAGGAGCCGATCCTGATTTCGTAAAACCTGAACAGATCGACGCCGAGGAATTCTTTAAAATTGAAATAAACGTAGAGGATCATGTAGTCGGAATAAACGGCGTAAAACTCCTTGCGGACGGCAAGCCTCTTTTGACGCAGATGACCTGTAACGGCGGGGTGCACTAG
- a CDS encoding lipid II:glycine glycyltransferase FemX, producing the protein MINEINENEDTSDCLNLRFLQSPFWACFKSRHGWKNKKLAVTATVNGAASNGMLPGKSANAMEVGCRVSLLFREFRLLFLRFTLVYIPLAPEIPEFTQNIGLSSSSSPAVTASSLAAVSSSADANKTVGYAYFLVELALALKRYLPKNTLCVRYDIPVDFYAIGERDLYVRSLKNLAFAERLKLKKSRIDVQPPDTVILDLSKSVESILSEMHSKWRYNIRLAEKKGVRVKVFSAKDAGFDEALDIFYDLYKTTASRDGIEIHLKSYYKDLLSLSASESNAPDVRLYIASVVDGEGNCAADGSGRGDTDRESREDGRSPGGCNCGDARLGESGKYGTGEPLAAIIVLFCKREAVYLYGASGNKKRNFMPSYLLQWRAINDAKKYGSAFYDLYGMPPSDDERHPMHGLYRFKTGFGGKIIHRPGSMDVPLSFLYFPYVFLEALRSFYHKKIKKIFVRR; encoded by the coding sequence ATGATAAATGAAATAAATGAAAACGAGGATACAAGCGACTGTTTGAATCTCCGTTTTTTGCAATCGCCGTTTTGGGCGTGTTTTAAAAGCCGGCACGGGTGGAAAAACAAGAAACTTGCGGTGACTGCGACGGTAAACGGCGCGGCGTCAAACGGCATGCTCCCCGGAAAAAGCGCAAACGCAATGGAAGTTGGCTGCAGGGTTTCACTGCTTTTTAGGGAATTCAGGCTTTTATTTTTACGCTTTACGCTCGTTTATATACCTCTTGCGCCTGAAATTCCCGAATTTACGCAAAATATTGGTTTATCGTCATCATCTTCGCCTGCGGTAACGGCATCATCATTGGCGGCGGTATCGTCATCGGCGGACGCAAATAAAACGGTCGGATATGCTTATTTTTTAGTAGAACTTGCCTTAGCCTTAAAACGGTATTTACCCAAAAACACTCTTTGCGTGCGCTACGATATTCCTGTAGACTTTTATGCGATAGGCGAGAGAGATCTTTATGTTAGGTCATTAAAGAATCTTGCTTTTGCCGAACGCCTTAAACTGAAAAAATCAAGGATAGACGTTCAGCCGCCAGACACCGTTATACTTGACCTTTCAAAATCCGTCGAAAGCATCCTTTCCGAAATGCATTCCAAGTGGCGTTACAATATTCGCCTTGCGGAAAAAAAAGGCGTAAGAGTAAAAGTTTTTTCCGCAAAAGACGCGGGTTTCGACGAGGCCTTGGATATTTTTTACGACCTTTATAAAACTACTGCGTCGCGCGACGGCATTGAAATTCATTTAAAGTCTTATTACAAAGATCTATTGTCGCTTTCAGCGTCGGAATCGAATGCGCCTGACGTTCGCCTTTATATAGCGAGTGTGGTCGACGGCGAGGGTAACTGCGCCGCCGACGGCTCGGGCCGCGGTGATACCGACCGTGAAAGCCGTGAAGACGGCCGTTCTCCGGGCGGTTGTAACTGCGGCGATGCCAGATTAGGAGAGAGCGGCAAATACGGTACGGGCGAACCTCTTGCGGCGATAATCGTGCTTTTCTGTAAAAGAGAGGCGGTTTATTTATACGGCGCTTCCGGTAATAAAAAAAGAAATTTTATGCCCTCTTATCTTTTACAATGGAGGGCTATAAACGACGCAAAAAAATACGGCAGTGCTTTTTACGATCTTTACGGCATGCCGCCGTCCGACGACGAACGTCACCCCATGCACGGGCTTTACAGATTTAAGACCGGCTTCGGCGGAAAAATAATACACAGACCCGGTTCGATGGACGTGCCGTTAAGTTTTTTGTATTTTCCTTACGTTTTTTTGGAAGCGCTCAGATCGTTTTATCATAAAAAAATAAAGAAAATTTTCGTGCGACGGTGA